The Scylla paramamosain isolate STU-SP2022 chromosome 47, ASM3559412v1, whole genome shotgun sequence DNA window atatatatatatataaacctaaattctgctgtatttggaaagtggcagttttgcataatatttggaataattacatatgtacgataattttaccagaagtacaataatttcaacctgtgtagtacgataacatggccaaaacaatctggcaacgctgcaTCACACTGCTTGTATTCAGTTGATCTTGACTACCCTTGAGCTAGGCTTTTATAATTGCAACtcctgtggggaaaaaaaaaaccgagccTGGTCTGCAACCTTGAGGTACTGTACAAAGCTAgattagaatgaatgaatgaatgatgcaAAATTAGCGAGAAAGGTAAACATTTCTGTGGAATGTTAGGGCTACCAATATCAAGGAGTGCCGTTTCAAAGGCAGCATTCCCGCCAAACATcaactcggaaaaaaaaaaaaaaatgtaaatagaacTCGGGTCGTGCGTCCTGATCAGTGTTATGAATATAAGGGAAATAGAGGACGCCTTTTGAACTGAGCCCTTGTGAGCGGCGTGAGGACGTatgtgatgtgttttttttattttccccaaGTGGATTACCTACGGTAAGTTAGAAATGGCTCTTGAAAACTGAAGTGTTTGGGGAGTGTGTCTAACAGCAGTAGTGATGTGGCAAGCGAATGGTGTGAATGGGTCCATACAGCTCAGGGCTGCCTCCATGGTTTTCATCCATAACAATATTTTGTTTCTGTGTGACGAGTGCTTGGAGGTAGTGAAAAGTAACCTGCGATCAAGGAGGGCAGGAGTGCCCACAAGACATTGAGTTTTAGTGGTAAAATTGCAGTTAACACAATACACCCTATCTTGTAATAAAGTACCTGCCACGGGACACGCAGTACCCATTGAGGCAGTGCAGAGTTGAGGGGAAGAACGAGAGCGAGGAAGTCGAGATAAATTTTGAAAATTCGTTTGCgagttgtttgttatttgtgCCACATGCCCCAAATGATGTGATGGAAGGGTTATGGCTGTATTGTGTTTAGCTGCACGGGAACGGTTTTGTTTATTGGTCAGAAACATGTTATATGCTCTAACAAGGATTAACCAAACTTGGGCTAGCAAACAACATAACCTGTTAGATGGAAAGAATCAGATTTATTTAACTGTATATAACACATCATATTGAGAATGTGAAATTTTGAACTGGATTggcaaataaaaagataggctTACGATATAGGCATAGGAGATTGTAGGCTATGTGGTGGCTGGCCAGATGGTTATTACTGGCtgcaagtggtgctgagggaaCTGGGGCTTGTCAGAGtggaaaagacaggaagggaatggatggcGTTGCTGCAGGGACTGTGTGGAGAGATgagtgaaaggatgaaaggcTGTGAATGCTCCTGGAGAAAGTGGCACagcatggagaaaaaaaaaaaataataaggagaaATGCTCAATGTATTAACCTAGTTGTTTTGCACAGGGTCCAAGATTAagctcatttttttcctgtctccatatctacagttaaccagtttctctttaaatttggTCACTCTAGCTACTGTAACCAGCATTTTTACAGTTCCAGagattagtgttttggtacgggAAACTCCATTTCTTAGTGTCGCTGAGgcatttcctctttattctttttgtatATCCTCTCGTACACTTGTTCCCTCGTCCACATGCATCTCCAAACTTGTCTGTCCACCTTTTCCATGtggtttattaatttgtacattgttatcaagtcccctttcttttctcttccaatGTTGTTAATCTCATTTCTTTGAGTTGCTCTTCAtaagtcttttccttcacttccggCATCATCTTTGTTGCCgacctctgtattctttccattttccttatattcttccCGTGTGGAGACCATAGTACTGCAGCGTACTCCAACTTGGGGTGCATCATggttgtaattattttcttcatcatataTGTGTCCATGTAGGCAAAAGCCACTCTAATGTTACTTAATATCCTAAATGAAGAGCCAAACATCCCACTTATAGGTTTCTCTAGTGACAGTGTCTCCTGGATAATCACCCAcagattcttttctttattactttctttattgTGTCTTCATCCATTTTATAATTCCATGTAGGTCTCCTTGTACTTTTCCCATTTCCAACACATGACATTTCTTTTGGATTAAATTAAAGTTTCCACTTTAGACTCAAAAGCATGAATTTGATCTAAATCTCTGTAGCTCCTTACAATCCTTCTGGCTCTTTATAACTCttagcaactttgcatcatcaacAGTCaaattaatgtagctatttaattCTTCCTTCATACCATTTATGTAAGTTTGAAACATAATGGGTGCTAATACAGATCTCTGTGGTACTCCACTGTTACCTCACCCCAGCTTGAAGTATTCTCTCTGATTATTGTCCTCATTTGTCTGTCCTTCAAAGAGTCTTGCATCCAACTTAAGTTTTGCCTTTTAATCCTCCTATATTTTCCAGTTTCTAGAGTaggctcatgtgtgtgtgtagggcctTTTGTTTCTACTTGACTCAGAGCTCAATATTTACTTTTAGTCATTGTGTCATTGTGTCTCCATTTGGCAGAATTGAAATTGAAGATGGAGCATACTTCAAAAGCAAATGCTCAAGAAGTCAGCACACTAGTCATATCTCAGCCCATCTGTCATCCAAGCCTAAACACTTATGGGGAGGCTCAGCTGAAACTGCTGAAAGTATTCTGCTACACATGTAAGAAGCAGGTGGAGGGAGCAGAGGTCTTGACACACCTGTTCTTTGGAACAATTAAGTGTAAAAACTGTTATGAAGTGTTAAATACTTGCATTGTGTTCAAAAAGCAGTTCCCAGTGACCAGCAACTGCTATGCAAGCAAGGATGGTCACTGTTTGGTATGGAAAGAATTGCCTGTAGCCTATGTGATGCAGAATATAAGAACAGACATGTCTAAGAAGTCCACCACCATACTGACTGCTCATGAGGTCGCTGCCAGTGCTTCGACCTACGTACATACCATCATGCCTCTCAGGGAGCTAGATCCCTGGAGGACAGCCATGTCCTACATGATTGAGAATCCTCTGCTGCTTAACCTCAAGGATCTGCCACCACCAATACAGCCCTGCAGGATCACCAGGCAACAGATCTCCTCAAAGCAGCAGATGGCCCAGCCCAAATCCGATCCAGTGACACGTCAAGTATTGCCGCTGGAGAAAGGGCAGAAGAGGTCCCAGGAAAGTATGCCACCAGCGAAGAGGAGAAACGTGCCGCATGCACCTGCTGTAGCAGAGGCAATCACTCCTGACAAAACAGAAGCCACCCCTGCCACAGAAGAAACCAAGCCTAGAAGACATGCTTCCTGTGCTGCCCTACGGGTCATCCGAACATTACTTACCAAGAGTATCAAGACAGAGACACCATCTTCCAAAACGACACTTGTTCCTAACACCAGCCTTGCCCAGTGTCAGTCGACCTCTGCCTCACTGGGCAGTAGAGAGACAAACATTTCTGCTGCCAGATCAGAGATGCACACTGCCCCTGCCAGGAATGATGCAAACACTTCTCCTGctaagacagacacaaacatttGTCCTGCCACTACAGATACACACAGTTTCCCTGCTAGGGTAGACCCACATACTTGCCCTGTCAAGAGTTCCACTCTTCCAGATGGGATGTGCACCTCTAACACTACAAAACTTAATTCTCCTTGCAAAGAGATGAAACATGTTTCTTCAGTAACCTCAAAAGCAAATGCTCAAGAAGTCAGCACACTAGTCATATCTCAGCCCATCTGTCATCCAAGCCTAAACACTTATGGGGAGGCTCAGCTGAAACTGCTGAAAGTATTCTGCTACACATGTAAGAAGCAGGTGGAGGGAGCAAAGGTCTTGACACACCTGTTCTTTGGAACAATTAAGTGTAAAAACTGTTATGAAGTGTTAAACACTTGCAATGTGTTCAAAAAGCAGTTCCCAGTGACCAGCAACTGCTATGCAAGCAAGGATGGTCACTGTTTGGTATGGAAAGAATTGCCTGTAGCCTATGTGATGCAGAATATAAGAACAGACATGTCTAAGAAGTCCACCACCATACTTACTGCTCATGAGGTCGCTGCCAGTGCTTCGACCTACGTACATACCATCATGCCTCTCAGGGAGCTAGATCCCTGGAGGACAGCCATGTCCTACATGATTGAGAATCCTCTGCTGCTTAACCTCAAGGATCTGCCACCACCAATACAGCCCTGCAGGATCACCAGGCGACAGATCTCCTCAAAGCAGCAGATGGCCCAGCCCAAATCCGATCCAGTGACACGTCAAGTATTGCCGCTGGAGAAAGGGCAGAAGAGGTCCCAGGAAAGTATGCCACCAGCGAAGAGGAGAAACATGCCGCATGCACCTGCTGTAGCAGAGGCAATCACTCCTGACAAAACAGAAGCCACCCCTGCCACAGAAGAAACCAAGCCTAGAAGACATGCTTCCTGTGCTGCCCTAAAGATCATCCAAGCATTACGTGTCAAGAGTATCAAGACAGAGACACCATCTTCTCAAATGACATTTGCCCCTAAGACCAGCCTTGCCCTGAGTCAGTTGACCTCTGCCTCACCACCCACCCCATCTGATGAGATAACGGTTTTTCAtgccaagacacacacaccccctgccatgacaaacacacacacttcccctgctaagacaaacacacacacttcccccgctaagataaacacacacacttcccctgctaagacaaacacacatgctTCCCCTACCATGACAAACACGCACACTTCTTCTGCTAAGACAGACTCACACACTTCCTGTGCTAAGACAGACTCACACACTTCCTGTGctaagacagacacacacacttcttgtgctaagatagacacacacatttCTCCTGCTAGGAGACGCACTTCCCCTGCTAAGACGagcacacacacttcccctgcTAAGATGAGCACACACACTACCCCTgccacaccagacacacacacttcccctgcTAAGACGagcacacacacttcccctgccacaccagacacacacacttcccctgcTAAGACGagcacacacacttcccctgccacaccagacacacacacttcccctgcTAAGATGagcacacacacttcccctgccacaccagacacacacacttcccctgcTAAGACGagcacacacacttcccctgccacaccagacacacacacttcccctgcTAAGATGagcacacacacttcccctgccacaccagacacacacacttcccctgcTAAGATGagcacacacacttcccctgccacaccagacacacacacttcccctgcTAAGATGagcacacacacttcccctgccacaccagacacacacacttcccctgcTAAGACGagcacacacacttcccctgccacaccagacacacacacttcccctgcTAAGATGagcacacacacttcccctgccacaccagacacacacacttcccctgctaagacaagcacacacacttcccctgccacaccagacacacacacttcccctgccacaccagacacacacacttcccctgccacaccagacacacacacttcccctgctaagacaagcacacacactacccctgccacaccagacacacacacttggccTGCTAGGAGATGCATTTTCCCTGCTAAGACAGATACACACTCTTCCCCTGCTaagacaagcacacacacttcccctgccacaccagacacacacacttcccctgctaagacaagcacacacacttcccctgccacaccagacacacacacttcccctgccacaccagacacacacacttcccctgccacaccagacacacacacttggccTGCCAGGAGATGCATTTTCCCTGCTAAGACAGATACACACTCTTCCCCTGCTAAGACAGACACACCCACTTCCCCTgccacaccagacacacacacttcccctgccacaccagacacacacagtttccctgccacaccagacacacacacttgccctgc harbors:
- the LOC135094844 gene encoding mucin-2-like, with amino-acid sequence MEHTSKANAQEVSTLVISQPICHPSLNTYGEAQLKLLKVFCYTCKKQVEGAEVLTHLFFGTIKCKNCYEVLNTCIVFKKQFPVTSNCYASKDGHCLVWKELPVAYVMQNIRTDMSKKSTTILTAHEVAASASTYVHTIMPLRELDPWRTAMSYMIENPLLLNLKDLPPPIQPCRITRQQISSKQQMAQPKSDPVTRQVLPLEKGQKRSQESMPPAKRRNVPHAPAVAEAITPDKTEATPATEETKPRRHASCAALRVIRTLLTKSIKTETPSSKTTLVPNTSLAQCQSTSASLGSRETNISAARSEMHTAPARNDANTSPAKTDTNICPATTDTHSFPARVDPHTCPVKSSTLPDGMCTSNTTKLNSPCKEMKHVSSVTSKANAQEVSTLVISQPICHPSLNTYGEAQLKLLKVFCYTCKKQVEGAKVLTHLFFGTIKCKNCYEVLNTCNVFKKQFPVTSNCYASKDGHCLVWKELPVAYVMQNIRTDMSKKSTTILTAHEVAASASTYVHTIMPLRELDPWRTAMSYMIENPLLLNLKDLPPPIQPCRITRRQISSKQQMAQPKSDPVTRQVLPLEKGQKRSQESMPPAKRRNMPHAPAVAEAITPDKTEATPATEETKPRRHASCAALKIIQALRVKSIKTETPSSQMTFAPKTSLALSQLTSASPPTPSDEITVFHAKTHTPPAMTNTHTSPAKTNTHTSPAKINTHTSPAKTNTHASPTMTNTHTSSAKTDSHTSCAKTDSHTSCAKTDTHTSCAKIDTHISPARRRTSPAKTSTHTSPAKMSTHTTPATPDTHTSPAKTSTHTSPATPDTHTSPAKTSTHTSPATPDTHTSPAKMSTHTSPATPDTHTSPAKTSTHTSPATPDTHTSPAKMSTHTSPATPDTHTSPAKMSTHTSPATPDTHTSPAKMSTHTSPATPDTHTSPAKTSTHTSPATPDTHTSPAKMSTHTSPATPDTHTSPAKTSTHTSPATPDTHTSPATPDTHTSPATPDTHTSPAKTSTHTTPATPDTHTWPARRCIFPAKTDTHSSPAKTSTHTSPATPDTHTSPAKTSTHTSPATPDTHTSPATPDTHTSPATPDTHTWPARRCIFPAKTDTHSSPAKTDTPTSPATPDTHTSPATPDTHSFPATPDTHTCPATPDTHTCPARCISPSKTDTHSSSSRRCTLSHLAKMNTFLTKTCSSPARRDTSSTRTHTSSVSISMSPIRKWSSPVKTVPSPAQSTFAKKHISGEGQSFNSMTHTSLSFVRKSIIPSKVITSPHQASIIDKGMSCAFRPGPKSTNNEHTFQTLPKEDLQVPPRPQYIPAEVFATGHYLEVKWKKGTPKECPNCYCKNFVNRSIFLSSSVVKMVCQECELYIYIHPHPDRFILFLAEKYKKALPRCINVNTYKMEPVQLGPRD